A single genomic interval of Persephonella atlantica harbors:
- the aroA gene encoding 3-phosphoshikimate 1-carboxyvinyltransferase translates to MEKEVSRVKRIVGELRVPSDKSISHRSVILTSMADGISTVKNFLKAGDTLTTVNVYRKLGIKIEENGGVIKVHGKGLKGFTEPDDILDMGNSGTTTRLTLGVLAGQEFFSVMTGDESLRRRPMGRVTQPLKNMNADIDGRNDGTLLPISVRGSQLKGISFFNQKASAQVKSAIIIAGMNAEGETTVEEPFKSRDHTEKMLQFMGAPITVSEGDVYRVTVKTAEKLNPIDVEVPADPSSAAFFAAAAVIVPGSSLILKEVLINPTRDGFFRKLKEMGADVKYENVREKTGEMVADIHVRYSPDLRGIKIEKKDVPSMVDEIPVFAVVATQAEGETVITGASELRVKESDRIKAVVKNLRNVGVDVEELEDGMIIRGKQRIKGGYVDSYKDHRIAMAFSILGLVSESGIKIKDADCAYISYPEFFEHLQSVVER, encoded by the coding sequence ATGGAGAAAGAAGTAAGCAGAGTAAAAAGAATAGTAGGAGAGCTCAGAGTTCCGTCTGACAAATCAATATCTCACAGGTCTGTAATTCTTACTTCTATGGCAGATGGTATCAGCACAGTAAAAAACTTTCTGAAGGCAGGAGACACCCTGACCACAGTTAATGTTTATAGAAAGTTAGGTATAAAAATTGAAGAAAATGGAGGAGTAATAAAAGTTCACGGTAAAGGATTGAAAGGGTTTACAGAGCCTGATGACATTTTAGATATGGGGAATTCTGGAACAACAACAAGGCTTACACTTGGAGTTTTGGCAGGTCAGGAATTTTTCTCTGTTATGACAGGTGATGAAAGCCTGAGAAGAAGACCAATGGGAAGGGTAACACAGCCACTAAAGAATATGAATGCTGACATAGATGGGAGGAATGATGGCACTCTTCTTCCTATATCTGTGAGAGGCTCTCAGCTGAAAGGAATTTCATTCTTCAATCAAAAGGCCAGTGCACAGGTAAAATCTGCAATAATTATTGCAGGTATGAATGCAGAAGGAGAAACAACTGTTGAAGAGCCCTTTAAGTCAAGAGACCATACAGAGAAGATGCTGCAGTTTATGGGAGCTCCTATAACTGTGTCTGAAGGGGATGTTTACAGAGTAACAGTAAAAACAGCAGAAAAGCTAAACCCTATTGATGTTGAGGTTCCTGCAGACCCTTCATCTGCAGCATTTTTCGCCGCAGCTGCGGTTATTGTTCCCGGTTCTTCACTTATTTTGAAAGAAGTACTGATTAATCCAACAAGAGACGGTTTTTTTAGAAAACTAAAAGAAATGGGAGCAGACGTTAAATACGAAAATGTGAGAGAGAAAACAGGAGAGATGGTTGCTGACATACACGTAAGATATTCTCCAGATCTGCGGGGAATTAAGATAGAAAAAAAAGACGTGCCGTCAATGGTTGATGAGATACCTGTTTTTGCAGTAGTGGCAACGCAGGCAGAAGGAGAAACAGTCATAACAGGAGCTTCAGAACTTAGAGTAAAAGAAAGCGACAGAATAAAGGCTGTTGTTAAAAACCTGAGGAATGTAGGGGTTGATGTGGAAGAGTTAGAAGATGGCATGATTATAAGGGGAAAACAGAGAATAAAAGGTGGATATGTTGACAGTTATAAAGACCACAGAATTGCTATGGCGTTTAGCATATTGGGACTTGTATCAGAAAGCGGTATAAAGATAAAAGATGCAGATTGTGCCTACATATCCTATCCAGAGTTTTTTGAGCATCTCCAGTCTGTTGTTGAACGGTAG
- a CDS encoding LptF/LptG family permease gives MKILYRYISIKIFKYFFVLIGIFSLIIVSSQLLHLPSIVYYAGFLKFLQMLLFINLSFFKYQIFFGFFIASLLTGFSLRENREIYAVYSSGITKNQLLLPVFSVSVFFAFVALIFSLFVIPYANRERANVITENVKRHVLDSIVEKNFMKISDDITIYVNKKKGTILEDVFIHNRKKGITITAKKALLNQNSLILENGYIQISGEKGFNLLRFKKYSFIVDVKYIKRYEFEDIDNRTLLSMLNSKDKNRALSVLSDRIFFGIPFIFVGFIGFLLGIQLDKSRDSLISIAIIISIIYLTANTYLVKMVQKGTVSPIVYGTVITVYFAFLTVYFYRKK, from the coding sequence ATGAAAATCCTTTACAGATACATCAGCATAAAGATTTTTAAATACTTTTTTGTACTGATAGGTATCTTTTCTCTCATTATTGTTTCATCACAACTGCTACATCTGCCTTCTATCGTTTATTATGCGGGATTTTTAAAGTTTTTACAGATGCTGCTGTTTATTAATCTCTCCTTTTTTAAATATCAGATTTTTTTCGGATTTTTTATAGCCTCCCTTCTTACAGGTTTTAGTCTGAGGGAAAACAGAGAAATATATGCTGTGTACTCATCAGGAATAACAAAGAATCAGCTACTTTTGCCTGTCTTTTCTGTATCTGTTTTTTTTGCTTTTGTTGCACTGATTTTCAGTCTGTTTGTTATTCCATATGCTAACAGAGAAAGGGCAAATGTAATCACTGAAAATGTTAAAAGGCACGTGCTTGACTCTATAGTAGAAAAGAATTTTATGAAGATATCAGACGATATTACCATCTATGTAAACAAAAAGAAGGGAACAATACTTGAGGATGTGTTTATACATAACAGAAAAAAAGGTATTACAATTACAGCAAAAAAAGCACTGCTGAACCAGAACAGTCTTATCCTTGAAAACGGTTACATTCAGATTTCTGGTGAAAAGGGTTTCAATCTTTTAAGATTTAAAAAATACAGTTTCATTGTTGACGTAAAGTATATTAAAAGATACGAATTTGAGGACATAGATAACAGAACATTACTTTCTATGTTAAACTCAAAAGACAAAAACAGAGCACTATCTGTCCTTTCAGATAGAATTTTCTTCGGTATTCCTTTTATATTTGTGGGCTTTATAGGATTTCTACTTGGTATTCAGCTGGATAAAAGCAGGGATAGTTTAATCAGTATTGCTATCATCATTTCTATCATATATCTGACAGCAAACACATACCTTGTAAAGATGGTTCAAAAAGGAACAGTTTCTCCTATCGTTTACGGCACTGTTATAACGGTATATTTTGCATTTTTAACTGTTTACTTCTACAGAAAAAAATAA
- the mltG gene encoding endolytic transglycosylase MltG produces the protein MRKFLGFFIFLSALSVVLFLTELHHKHSIKATDIEIKKGYSIKQISRILEEKGIIRNRAVFLIYSKIKGKSLKEGYYQFEGDLSIKDVWEILYKGREKLFPFTITPGEDLIDIGKKLEKEGFLKKEIFYHYVFSRENLKKFSLKGNSFEGYFPPETYYLRKNPDIEYVVKTFLKEFKKSYEPVLRSKNLKGLSPYHIMIIASLVEKETALTEEKPVIAGVIMNRLKKGMRLQIDPTVIYALKLVGLWNGKLTKEMLKFDSQYNTYVYFGLPPTPISSFSVETLKAVINYKKTDYLYFFTKDGKKHIFSKTYREHLKKMIKSFP, from the coding sequence ATGAGAAAGTTTCTGGGCTTTTTCATTTTTCTTTCTGCACTTTCAGTGGTGCTTTTCCTCACAGAACTACATCATAAACACAGCATCAAAGCAACAGATATTGAGATAAAGAAAGGATACTCAATAAAACAGATATCCCGCATACTTGAGGAAAAGGGCATTATAAGAAACAGGGCAGTTTTTCTGATTTACTCAAAAATAAAAGGCAAAAGTTTGAAAGAAGGGTACTACCAGTTTGAAGGAGATTTGAGTATCAAAGATGTTTGGGAAATTCTGTATAAGGGCAGGGAGAAACTTTTTCCTTTTACTATTACGCCGGGAGAAGACCTTATCGATATTGGTAAAAAGCTTGAAAAAGAAGGATTTTTGAAAAAGGAAATTTTTTACCATTATGTGTTCAGCAGAGAAAATCTAAAAAAGTTTTCACTTAAAGGAAACAGTTTTGAAGGATACTTTCCTCCAGAAACTTACTACTTGAGAAAAAATCCAGATATTGAATATGTTGTCAAAACATTTCTTAAAGAGTTCAAAAAAAGTTATGAACCAGTGCTACGCAGCAAAAATTTAAAAGGCTTATCTCCTTACCATATTATGATTATTGCCTCTTTAGTTGAGAAAGAGACAGCATTAACAGAAGAAAAGCCAGTGATAGCAGGAGTGATAATGAACAGACTGAAAAAAGGTATGAGACTTCAGATAGATCCGACGGTGATATACGCTCTAAAACTTGTAGGACTGTGGAACGGGAAACTAACAAAAGAAATGCTGAAGTTTGATTCACAGTACAACACATATGTATATTTTGGTCTTCCACCAACACCTATCAGTAGTTTCTCTGTAGAAACATTAAAGGCAGTAATTAACTACAAAAAAACAGACTACCTGTACTTTTTTACAAAGGACGGGAAAAAACATATATTCTCCAAAACATACAGAGAACATCTGAAAAAAATGATAAAATCTTTTCCATGA
- the ruvX gene encoding Holliday junction resolvase RuvX, translating into MEKRVLALDVGDKRIGVAYSDPLGISANPLKAIQNDKKAIEKIKELIEEYDIGTVVVGLPLTLKGKEGEQAKKTRKFVEKLKKEIPDIPVKFIDERFTTTLAERHLRETTKKSKRKERIDSLSAVYILKTYLDSLKI; encoded by the coding sequence ATGGAAAAGAGAGTTTTAGCTTTGGATGTTGGAGATAAAAGAATTGGGGTCGCTTACAGTGACCCCCTTGGTATATCTGCAAACCCTTTGAAAGCCATTCAAAACGACAAAAAGGCCATTGAAAAGATAAAAGAGCTTATAGAAGAGTATGACATTGGAACGGTTGTTGTTGGTCTTCCCCTTACACTAAAAGGGAAAGAAGGAGAGCAGGCAAAAAAGACGAGAAAATTTGTAGAAAAGCTAAAAAAAGAGATTCCCGATATTCCTGTAAAGTTTATTGATGAACGATTTACAACTACCCTTGCAGAAAGACATCTGAGAGAAACAACCAAAAAATCAAAAAGGAAAGAAAGGATAGATTCTCTTTCTGCCGTTTACATACTGAAAACATATCTTGACAGCCTTAAAATATGA
- a CDS encoding DUF2892 domain-containing protein has product MMGFWDAVLRVLIGVIFIYLGIEKGGAFKIAEVVGFVLLFTSIISFCPLYKLAGISSRCEECEAA; this is encoded by the coding sequence ATGATGGGTTTCTGGGACGCAGTTTTAAGGGTTCTGATTGGCGTTATATTCATCTATCTTGGCATTGAAAAAGGTGGAGCATTTAAGATTGCTGAAGTTGTAGGATTTGTTTTACTGTTTACATCTATCATATCTTTCTGTCCCCTCTACAAACTTGCAGGAATATCCTCAAGATGTGAGGAATGTGAAGCAGCCTGA
- the leuC gene encoding 3-isopropylmalate dehydratase large subunit, whose product MGMTLTEKILAEHAGRDFVEPGELVTVKVDLAIANDITAPLAIKQLEKYGIDKVHDPEKIALVMDHFFPPKDILSAQQIKISRDFAKKMGIKNYFEGQDSGVMHTILPEKGFIAPGDLIMGADSHTCTYGALGAFSTGVGSTDIAYIFATGETWLKVPETMKFTFYGKRQKWVGGKDFVLTVIGEIGVDGALYRAMEYHGEAIKDLPVEERLTITNMAIEAGGKNAIMEADEKVLEWLKDKTNKPLRMIKADKDAKYCCEYEFDASKIEPVVAAPNLPSNVKPVSEVAGRPINQVFIGSCTNGRITDLRIAAQILKGRKVHPDVRCIVIPASDRTYKQAMHEGILEILADAGCLISTSTCGPCLGGHMGILAEGEVCVSTSNRNFTGRMGHPNSEVYLAGPAVAAASAVLGRIAHPEEVVGTKEEVSV is encoded by the coding sequence ATGGGAATGACACTGACAGAAAAAATACTTGCAGAACACGCAGGGAGAGATTTTGTAGAACCGGGAGAGCTGGTTACAGTAAAAGTAGACTTAGCAATAGCAAACGACATAACAGCTCCCCTTGCCATAAAACAGTTAGAAAAATACGGGATAGATAAAGTTCACGACCCTGAGAAAATAGCCCTCGTTATGGATCACTTCTTTCCCCCAAAGGATATATTGTCTGCTCAGCAGATAAAGATATCCAGAGATTTTGCTAAAAAGATGGGTATCAAAAATTATTTTGAGGGGCAGGATTCTGGAGTGATGCATACTATACTTCCTGAAAAGGGATTTATAGCTCCCGGAGACCTTATAATGGGTGCTGACTCTCACACCTGTACATATGGTGCCCTTGGGGCGTTTTCAACAGGTGTTGGCTCTACAGATATAGCATACATATTTGCCACAGGAGAAACATGGCTGAAAGTTCCAGAAACAATGAAGTTTACATTTTACGGTAAAAGACAAAAATGGGTAGGTGGCAAAGACTTTGTCCTTACAGTAATTGGTGAGATAGGTGTTGATGGTGCACTTTACAGGGCTATGGAGTACCACGGGGAGGCGATAAAAGACCTTCCTGTTGAGGAAAGACTTACAATCACAAATATGGCTATTGAAGCAGGTGGAAAAAATGCCATTATGGAAGCAGATGAAAAAGTTTTAGAGTGGCTTAAGGACAAAACAAACAAACCACTGAGAATGATAAAGGCAGACAAAGATGCAAAGTACTGCTGTGAGTATGAGTTTGATGCTTCAAAAATAGAGCCTGTTGTTGCAGCTCCAAATCTTCCGTCAAATGTGAAACCTGTTTCTGAAGTGGCAGGCAGACCTATAAATCAGGTGTTTATCGGTTCATGCACAAACGGAAGAATAACAGACCTGAGAATTGCTGCCCAGATACTGAAAGGAAGAAAGGTTCATCCAGACGTGAGATGTATTGTTATACCTGCATCTGACAGAACATATAAACAGGCTATGCATGAAGGAATTTTAGAGATACTTGCAGATGCTGGATGTCTTATAAGCACTTCCACATGTGGTCCATGTCTGGGAGGACACATGGGCATTCTTGCAGAAGGTGAAGTTTGCGTATCAACATCTAACAGGAACTTCACAGGAAGGATGGGACATCCAAACAGTGAGGTCTATCTGGCAGGGCCAGCTGTTGCAGCAGCATCAGCAGTTTTAGGAAGGATAGCCCATCCTGAAGAAGTAGTAGGAACAAAAGAAGAGGTTTCAGTATAA
- a CDS encoding response regulator: MPLIYIVEDDEDINELLEYNLRKEGFSVRPFLSSVKALDSISREKPDLVLLDIMLPDIDGLELCKMVKSNPETEDIPIIMITAKGTEIDKIVGLELGADDYITKPFSIREVIARIRAILRRVKKESRQNVLRFGTLEIYPEKFEIKVEGNPVELTSKEFKLLMTLINADGNVLTREQILSDVWKNELDVYDRTVDVHIKKLRDKLGKHSYRIETVRGVGYRWRSD; encoded by the coding sequence ATGCCTTTAATCTACATTGTTGAAGATGATGAAGATATAAATGAGCTTTTAGAGTATAATCTCAGAAAAGAAGGTTTTTCAGTTAGACCATTTCTCAGCAGTGTTAAAGCATTAGATAGCATCAGCAGAGAAAAACCAGATCTTGTACTTCTTGATATAATGCTCCCAGACATAGACGGTCTTGAGCTGTGTAAGATGGTCAAATCCAATCCTGAAACAGAAGACATTCCCATAATAATGATAACAGCAAAAGGGACAGAGATTGATAAGATAGTTGGGCTGGAACTGGGAGCTGATGACTACATCACAAAACCTTTTTCTATAAGGGAAGTGATTGCCAGAATAAGGGCGATACTGAGGAGGGTTAAAAAAGAAAGCAGACAAAATGTTTTAAGATTTGGGACTCTTGAGATTTATCCAGAAAAGTTTGAGATAAAGGTTGAAGGAAATCCGGTTGAGCTTACCTCAAAAGAGTTCAAACTCCTTATGACTTTGATTAATGCTGATGGAAATGTTCTGACCAGAGAACAGATTCTGTCAGACGTGTGGAAAAATGAACTTGACGTTTACGATAGAACAGTTGATGTTCACATAAAAAAATTGAGAGATAAATTAGGAAAACACAGTTATAGGATAGAGACTGTAAGGGGAGTAGGTTATCGCTGGCGCTCTGATTGA
- a CDS encoding mechanosensitive ion channel family protein, protein MEYIKNSQFIIYIVSLILTILLYFLLLKVKKILKDRFHTSLKKGKRVVERLDETTDTLLKIILFLIVVNIIFQLPVIKQYAHPVLKKPILDTETVKISLLSFLKGIFVFYVLLLITKIIRYLVEIYLVYKSKGKEIVSSVDILIYNFSLILIVLITLSVLGISWKLLIPIAGALGIGIGFGIQDIVNNFVSGFIILFSRTVKRGDWITLGDKFGKIVDIGIRTSTLRTLDNIDIIIPNSHLISGELINWSYTDNIVRLHIPVGVSYSSDVEEVKRVLLDIAYKSEDVLEEPPPEVRFVEFGDSALKFELLVWVDVKKIPVPLAKSNLNYHIWHAFKKHKIQIPFPQQDIWFRNELVVRKEEK, encoded by the coding sequence ATGGAGTATATAAAAAACAGTCAGTTTATCATATATATTGTCTCTTTAATCCTGACTATTCTGCTGTACTTTTTGCTTCTCAAAGTCAAGAAAATCCTTAAAGACCGATTCCACACATCACTGAAAAAGGGAAAAAGAGTTGTTGAACGGTTGGACGAAACTACAGATACTCTCCTGAAGATTATTCTGTTTCTTATTGTTGTAAATATAATTTTTCAGCTTCCTGTTATTAAACAGTATGCCCATCCAGTTTTGAAAAAGCCTATCCTTGATACTGAGACTGTAAAAATAAGCCTTCTTTCTTTTCTGAAGGGAATTTTTGTGTTTTATGTTCTTCTTCTTATAACAAAAATAATCAGATATCTCGTTGAGATATACCTTGTTTACAAATCAAAAGGAAAAGAGATTGTTAGCTCTGTTGATATTCTGATATATAACTTTTCCCTCATTCTTATTGTTCTTATAACACTTTCTGTTCTTGGAATAAGCTGGAAACTTCTTATACCTATTGCAGGAGCTTTAGGTATAGGGATTGGCTTTGGAATTCAGGATATTGTTAACAATTTTGTGAGTGGTTTTATCATACTGTTCAGCAGAACAGTTAAGAGAGGTGACTGGATTACCCTTGGTGATAAATTTGGAAAAATTGTTGATATTGGTATAAGAACTTCAACCCTGAGAACCCTTGATAACATAGACATAATCATCCCAAACTCTCATCTTATATCGGGAGAACTGATAAACTGGTCTTACACAGATAACATCGTCAGACTACACATTCCTGTAGGTGTTTCTTACTCTTCAGATGTTGAAGAGGTAAAAAGAGTTTTGCTGGACATCGCTTATAAATCTGAAGATGTTCTTGAAGAACCACCACCAGAGGTAAGATTTGTGGAGTTTGGAGATAGTGCCCTGAAGTTTGAGCTTCTTGTATGGGTAGATGTAAAAAAGATTCCCGTCCCTCTTGCAAAGAGTAATCTGAACTACCATATATGGCATGCCTTCAAAAAACATAAAATCCAGATACCCTTTCCTCAGCAGGATATCTGGTTCAGGAATGAACTGGTTGTTAGAAAGGAAGAAAAGTAA
- a CDS encoding cytochrome c3 family protein produces MKRLVYLFSAFFLFYASSFGFGPHEGLDCLGCHDPHYAKAKKIFKVKNDKYINPRTGEKVKDINALCLGCHNLTEFGGAGIRPIYLHMTHPVGIKPNPKIAKVPEKLLRNGVLQCVSCHDPHPSNPNWKYLRVSTNKGSQVGVFCMTCHPAKVDTNYYGVKQIKIFTSMNEQAGKGEFSLDDPNLIIYNPTPEYIKPLGDFPNSLAPAYTTVPNQPWIYSPNPENLPEELKSLIKTKK; encoded by the coding sequence ATGAAAAGACTGGTCTATCTGTTTTCAGCATTTTTTTTATTCTATGCCAGCAGTTTTGGATTTGGACCCCACGAAGGATTAGACTGTCTTGGCTGCCACGACCCTCACTACGCAAAGGCAAAAAAGATTTTTAAGGTTAAAAATGATAAATACATAAATCCAAGAACGGGAGAAAAGGTTAAAGATATAAATGCCCTGTGTCTTGGCTGTCATAACCTTACAGAGTTCGGCGGTGCAGGTATAAGACCCATATACCTGCATATGACACACCCTGTTGGCATAAAACCTAATCCCAAGATAGCAAAAGTTCCTGAAAAACTGCTGAGAAACGGAGTTCTGCAGTGCGTCAGCTGTCACGACCCTCACCCATCAAATCCAAACTGGAAATACCTTAGAGTAAGTACAAACAAAGGCTCGCAGGTTGGTGTATTCTGTATGACCTGCCACCCAGCAAAGGTTGACACAAACTATTACGGAGTGAAGCAGATAAAGATATTCACATCTATGAACGAGCAGGCAGGAAAAGGAGAATTTTCCCTTGATGATCCAAATCTCATTATATACAACCCTACACCTGAATACATTAAGCCCCTTGGAGATTTTCCAAACTCCCTCGCTCCAGCATACACAACAGTTCCAAATCAGCCGTGGATATACAGCCCAAATCCTGAAAATCTCCCAGAGGAGCTGAAATCTCTGATTAAAACAAAAAAGTAA
- the thrS gene encoding threonine--tRNA ligase has protein sequence MLELEIQKFGKYEFEDGITIKEIITALEGEGKKIKGVIGGVLEGKVIDIHTPIRKSGSLRFITKKDKESLELLRHSLAHIMAQALKELYGDENVHLGIGPTTENGFYYDVEIEGKRLTEEDLPVIEQKMKEIIERNCPVERKELPRDEAIELFEKKREIYKIDIIKHQIPENEPISVYTQCDFIDLCRGPHIPSTGEAGAFKLISLAGAYWRGKEGNPMLQRIYGVAFWTEKELKKYLNMLEEAKKRDHRKLGKELELFIISEDVGGGLALWLPKGAIIRNEIESQWKEEHIKRGYKLVYTPHVGKEQLWKTSGHVDFYRENMFPEMNIEEEGYFVKPMNCPFHVEIYKSKQRSYKELPIRLAELGTVYRYERSGVLHGLMRVRGFTQDDAHIICREDQVEKEIQDVLHLILDTLRSYGFEEFKVYLSTRPEKSVGDDRMWDVATNSLRKAIESVGLDYEIDEGGGAFYGPKIDVKIKDAIGRLWQCSTVQFDFNLPERFDMYYIGEDNQRHRPYMIHRAIFGSIERFIGVLIEHYAGLLPLWLSPVQAVVIPISDVHLPYAREVKERLEKEGIRVEIDERNERMNKKIRDAELQKVPYMLIVGDREMESSTVSLRTKKKGNMGTFTVEEFVNRAKEIIKNKSLEL, from the coding sequence ATGTTAGAGTTAGAAATCCAAAAGTTTGGAAAGTATGAATTTGAGGACGGAATTACTATAAAAGAGATTATAACAGCATTGGAAGGAGAAGGTAAAAAGATAAAAGGTGTTATTGGTGGAGTTTTAGAAGGAAAAGTGATAGATATTCATACTCCAATAAGAAAAAGCGGTAGTTTAAGGTTTATAACCAAGAAAGATAAAGAAAGTCTGGAACTTCTCAGGCATTCCCTTGCACACATTATGGCACAGGCCTTAAAGGAGCTTTACGGTGATGAGAATGTTCATTTAGGTATTGGACCAACAACAGAAAACGGATTTTACTACGACGTTGAGATAGAAGGGAAAAGATTAACAGAAGAAGACCTGCCAGTAATTGAGCAAAAAATGAAAGAGATAATTGAGAGAAACTGTCCTGTGGAGAGGAAGGAACTCCCAAGAGATGAAGCCATTGAACTTTTTGAAAAAAAGAGGGAGATATACAAGATAGACATAATCAAACATCAGATACCTGAAAATGAGCCAATCTCTGTATATACACAGTGTGATTTTATAGACCTGTGCAGGGGTCCCCACATTCCGTCAACAGGTGAGGCAGGAGCCTTCAAGCTAATATCCCTTGCAGGTGCATACTGGAGAGGAAAGGAAGGCAATCCAATGCTCCAGAGGATTTACGGAGTGGCATTCTGGACAGAAAAGGAACTGAAAAAGTACCTGAACATGCTTGAAGAAGCAAAAAAGAGAGACCACAGAAAACTTGGAAAAGAGTTAGAGCTGTTTATCATATCTGAAGATGTTGGCGGTGGTCTTGCTCTGTGGCTTCCTAAAGGAGCAATCATAAGAAACGAGATTGAAAGCCAGTGGAAAGAGGAACATATAAAAAGAGGATATAAACTGGTTTACACTCCCCATGTTGGGAAGGAACAGCTATGGAAAACCAGCGGACATGTGGATTTTTACAGGGAAAACATGTTCCCAGAGATGAACATAGAAGAGGAAGGATATTTTGTAAAACCTATGAACTGCCCATTCCATGTTGAGATATACAAATCAAAACAGAGATCTTACAAAGAACTGCCCATAAGACTGGCAGAACTTGGAACTGTTTACAGGTACGAAAGGAGTGGTGTTTTACATGGACTGATGAGGGTGAGAGGTTTTACACAGGACGATGCCCACATCATATGTAGAGAAGACCAGGTTGAAAAAGAGATACAGGATGTTCTCCATCTGATATTAGACACCCTGAGAAGTTACGGCTTTGAGGAATTTAAGGTTTATCTATCAACAAGACCAGAAAAGTCTGTAGGTGACGACAGGATGTGGGATGTTGCCACAAACTCACTGAGAAAAGCAATAGAAAGTGTGGGACTTGATTACGAAATTGATGAAGGTGGAGGAGCATTTTACGGTCCCAAAATAGACGTCAAAATAAAAGATGCAATAGGAAGACTGTGGCAGTGCTCAACAGTCCAGTTTGATTTTAATCTTCCTGAGAGGTTTGATATGTATTACATAGGAGAAGACAACCAGAGACACAGACCATACATGATACACAGGGCAATATTCGGCTCAATAGAGAGATTTATAGGAGTGCTTATTGAACATTACGCAGGACTTCTTCCTCTATGGCTTTCTCCTGTTCAGGCTGTAGTTATTCCCATATCAGATGTTCACCTTCCATATGCAAGAGAAGTAAAAGAAAGACTGGAAAAAGAGGGTATAAGGGTTGAAATAGACGAAAGAAACGAAAGAATGAACAAAAAGATAAGAGATGCAGAGCTCCAGAAAGTGCCTTACATGCTGATAGTTGGAGACAGAGAAATGGAAAGCAGCACAGTATCCCTAAGAACAAAGAAAAAAGGAAACATGGGAACTTTCACAGTTGAGGAGTTTGTAAATAGAGCAAAAGAGATAATAAAAAACAAATCTCTGGAGCTTTAG
- a CDS encoding YbbR-like domain-containing protein, with protein sequence MEKVRKIIFHNLHLKILSLLVAFLLWLNIVSLQKTRFEFYSEVKILNKPSEIKIEKVYPEKVLIVIEGIRSKLDKVNISKIMVYADGRHLKKGKNVLKVFVSPKQTANFKVIEVKPEKVYVYTSTK encoded by the coding sequence ATGGAAAAGGTTAGAAAGATAATTTTTCACAACCTGCACCTGAAAATACTTTCCCTTTTAGTTGCATTTCTCCTCTGGCTTAATATTGTAAGCCTTCAAAAAACAAGATTTGAGTTTTACTCAGAGGTGAAAATACTGAACAAACCTTCTGAAATAAAGATAGAAAAGGTCTATCCGGAAAAGGTTCTTATCGTTATAGAAGGAATAAGGTCAAAATTAGATAAGGTAAATATATCAAAAATAATGGTGTATGCAGACGGCAGACATCTGAAAAAGGGTAAAAATGTCCTCAAAGTTTTTGTCTCTCCCAAACAGACAGCAAATTTTAAAGTTATTGAAGTAAAACCTGAAAAGGTATATGTTTACACATCAACTAAATGA